The following coding sequences lie in one Phragmites australis chromosome 8, lpPhrAust1.1, whole genome shotgun sequence genomic window:
- the LOC133927097 gene encoding 36.4 kDa proline-rich protein-like, producing the protein MEASSKRLRPFLLTLLLLLSTAVTPILSCDCDKPKAPKPSHPPKSKPSYPSPKPKNPKPPKNHKPPKGPTYPSPVNHPPKSPSYPPVVGRPKGPVTHPPVVGRPPVTRPPVVGRPPVTRPPVVGRPPVTRPPFVGPPVTRPPVTYPPIPTPPVVGPPVTYPPITGPPTTPPGTGPPVTYPPITGPPSTMPPVTGPPVTYPPGGGGGSTTPCPPPPPPVTPTPSSPTCPVDSLKIGACVDLLGGLVHIGLGDPVVNKCCPLLEGLVELEAAVCLCTTIKLKLLNINIYLPIALQLLLTCGKAPPPGYTCTV; encoded by the coding sequence ATGGAGGCGAGCAGCAAGAGGCTCCGGCCCTTTCTCCTCAcgcttctgctgctgctctccaCCGCCGTGACGCCCATCCTCTCTTGCGACTGCGACAAGCCCAAAGCGCCGAAGCCGTCGCACCCGCCCAAGAGCAAGCCCTCCTACCCGTCGCCCAAGCCCAAGAACCCCAAGCCGCCCAAGAACCACAAGCCGCCCAAGGGCCCCACCTACCCGTCTCCGGTGAACCACCCGCCCAAGAGCCCCTCCTACCCGCCGGTCGTCGGCCGGCCCAAGGGCCCCGTCACGCACCCGCCAGTCGTCGGACGACCACCGGTGACTCGCCCGCCCGTCGTCGGACGACCACCGGTGACTCGCCCGCCCGTCGTCGGACGACCACCGGTGACGCGCCCGCCCTTCGTCGGCCCACCTGTCACGCGTCCGCCGGTGACATACCCGCCGATCCCCACCCCTCCGGTCGTGGGCCCCCCGGTCACCTACCCGCCGATCACTGGCCCTCCGACGACGCCTCCGGGCACCGGCCCACCGGTCACGTACCCTCCCATCACCGGCCCGCCGTCCACGATGCCTCCTGTCACCGGTCCACCCGTCACGTACCCgcccggcggcggtggaggcagcACGACGCCTTgcccaccgccaccaccgcctgTGACCCCGACGCCGTCGTCGCCGACATGCCCGGTGGACTCGCTGAAGATCGGTGCGTGCGTGGACCTGCTGGGCGGGCTGGTGCACATCGGCCTCGGCGACCCGGTTGTGAACAAGTGCTGCCCGCTGCTGGAGGGGCTCGTggagctggaggcggccgtgtgCCTCTGCACCACCATCAAGCTCAAGCTCCTCAACATCAACATCTACCTGCCCATCGCGCtccagctcctcctcacctgcggCAAGGCGCCGCCGCCCGGCTACACCTGCACCGTCTGA